Below is a window of Bifidobacterium asteroides DNA.
CATAGATGGCATACGTCGCTTCCTTGCCCACGCGGGTGCCCAGCGGCTGGCCGGTCTTCCTTCCCTGCTCCTCCACCAGCGTGGATGCCCCGCGCTCAGGATGATCGGCCGCCAGCAGGTCCGCATCAGCCGCCATGCCAGGGCCCATGTCGCCCCCCAAGGGACGTCCTCGATGGTCATAGGTCCGGTACCAGTAGGCTGCGGGAATCATGGCGTCGTCCACAGTGGCCGAACTGCTGATGGTGCGCCCCACCTCCTCCAGGTGCCGTTCGCCGTAGTTGGCCCAAAGGAAGTCGCCCCTGGCGCCCAGACCCGTCCAGACCGCGTCGATGCCGGCGAAGAGCAGGACCAGTGCTAGGAGCACATAAAGAAAGTATCTGATAATCAGCAGAACAATGGGGATCCCTTTGCGGCCGGACGCACCCTTCCCCTCGCTGCTCCGCCTCTGTGGCGATCCGGGCCCGCCGCCGGTCAGGCCGCCCACTGGTACCCCACCGACCAGATGGTTCTGATGGGATCCGCTCCCAGGGCTTTGAACTTGCGCCGGACATTGCTCAGGTGCACCCTGACCGCTGCAGTGGCATCGCCGTTTGGACTATTGGCGGCCGGGTCGTCCGCCGTGGCCAGGCAGGCCTCCCATATCTGCGGAGGCGTATATGCCCGCCCAGGATGTTGGGCCAAGAGGGCGCATATGCGGTATTCCGCATCCGTCAGATTGGCTTTGCGCCCATTCACTCTGATTTGACGCGTCTGAAGATCCATGTCCAAGGAGCCGAAACGCAGAAGCGGGCGTCTGGACCGGCTGCCCTGGGACAGCCGCGCCCTGACCTTGGCGCGGAGTTCGGCTACGCCGAAGGGCTTGCGTATGTAATCGTCGGCACCTAGGCCATAGGCCAGCACAGCGCTGTCCTCGTCGGTTTTGGCCGTCAGGAAGATGATCGGGCAGGACGCCCGGTCCCTGATGGAGGCCAGGAGGGCGAAGCCGTCCATGTGAGGCATCATGACATCGCACAGGATCAGGTCGACCGAGGACAGATCCATCTTCGTAACCTTTCGGGAATCGTTGACCACGGTCACCGCGTGGCCGTCCTTGGACAGGGCCGCCATCAGCAGCGCAGTGATCCTGGGATCGTCGTCCACCACCAGGATGGTGGCCGGATGCCGATCGCCCCCATGGGAAAGGTCGGCCTGCGTGTCAACCATGATCGGCTCCTTCTCTGCGCTTGGCCTCCCCCGGCTCAGCCGGCATACATGCCTGTCAGGCGTTTCTCAGCCCAGTCTAATCGCTGGACTTGTGCCGGTCTTCGAACCAGCCGATCCACAGCATGAGCGCCACGGCCAAGGCCAGGGTAAAGTCCAGGCAGGGAACCAGATTATCCAAGGCAGTTACGCCGATGGAGACCCGTAGGCCGTCCCCTCCCGGCATGGTCAGGGCCAAGGCCTGCTCAATGCCCAGGGAGCCGAAGCGGGCGGGCCAGGTGAAGGGGATCCACCGGCTGACCCCAGTGGGGCCGGCCCCGGCCAGGGTGTGACTGTACAGGCCGTTGAGCAGGCCTCCCAGGGAGCCGATGGCGGTCCCAGTGCCGACGACCCCGACGGCAATGGTTAGGTTCCTGCCGAAACGCATGGCCAGGGCTATGGCCAAGAGGTAGAGGCAGAGGGAACCCCCGGCAATGCCCAGGATGGCGAGCGCGAGGGCGGAGACCGGCATCCCCGCCCGGCCTGCCAGAGCCATGGGCAGGCGGAAGGTCAGGGCGGCCAG
It encodes the following:
- a CDS encoding response regulator transcription factor, whose product is MVDTQADLSHGGDRHPATILVVDDDPRITALLMAALSKDGHAVTVVNDSRKVTKMDLSSVDLILCDVMMPHMDGFALLASIRDRASCPIIFLTAKTDEDSAVLAYGLGADDYIRKPFGVAELRAKVRARLSQGSRSRRPLLRFGSLDMDLQTRQIRVNGRKANLTDAEYRICALLAQHPGRAYTPPQIWEACLATADDPAANSPNGDATAAVRVHLSNVRRKFKALGADPIRTIWSVGYQWAA
- a CDS encoding ABC transporter permease — encoded protein: MTVHYRRAARQTVPTRQPRTTICRAIVSEAGRLRGSVLIPIHAVCGLAAGIACGVYFAAAPYDPGFGTDAFFQILGAFMPLMVAIIVALNIETEREAGDMANLLGIPSRRLGLTAKIMVLWILGLLALVLAALTFRLPMALAGRAGMPVSALALAILGIAGGSLCLYLLAIALAMRFGRNLTIAVGVVGTGTAIGSLGGLLNGLYSHTLAGAGPTGVSRWIPFTWPARFGSLGIEQALALTMPGGDGLRVSIGVTALDNLVPCLDFTLALAVALMLWIGWFEDRHKSSD